Proteins from a single region of Oncorhynchus keta strain PuntledgeMale-10-30-2019 chromosome 20, Oket_V2, whole genome shotgun sequence:
- the LOC118399234 gene encoding E3 ubiquitin-protein ligase RNF19B-like, translating to MGSEKDSESPHSSVSGIPNPKCRAPRKRQGRISFHSLFHSKRGSRSAKAGAATPLSQLHNQQHQQQQLAPLVPPVVPSTPDPAPTNTATDLPQGPATAHTSTPAEPLSSSRTSLGPPQSSSSTTSSSSPPADFLECPLCLVPQPPEQLPELLGCSHRSCLCCLRQYLRIEITESRVHLSCPECSERLAPHQVADILGDAALLEKYEEFLLRRCLASDPDCRWCPAPDCGFAVIASGCASCPRLVCRREGCLAEFCYHCKQAWHPNQTCDSARQQRAFFLHPHSNHSPSYMQEHGPADDIKPCPRCGAYIIKMNDGSCNHMTCAVCGCEFCWLCMKEISDLHYLSPSGCTFWGKKPWTRKKKILWQLGTLIGAPVGITLIAGIAVPAMVIGLPVYVGRKIHAHYDGMKTNRHRRNLAITGGVALSIVTAPVIAAVSVGIGVPIMLAYVYGVVPISLCRGGGCGVSRGKGRGMRIDFDEDDGPITVADAWRALKSPSLGESSLEGAASGLSTTSPSDGLSVAPGVLGDTPHFNTLAGGALGARTGKYNRLELQGGELGKDGAQRETGSLGAGSDCASTRGMAGSIISSYTLPDRDCNNLEIQVDIETKPSHLCLTSEEDLNTPPAAMAACPGSGGEEPQDCSSRRGGALFGSALGLSPGASLREGLRDVTLAQPESIRSDLEMSDTQSDDIAELTSDDCDSPHLKSCRPSQPQATCRPLVTSDSLHCPPDNVILYV from the exons CAGGGGCAGCCACCCCTTTATCCCAGCTCCACAAccaacagcatcaacaacagcaACTTGCCCCCCTTGTTCCCCCTGTAGTCCCTTCCACACCCGACCCAGCCCCTACCAACACCGCCACGGACCTTCCCCAGGGCCCAGCCACCGCTCACACCTCCACCCCAGCAGAGCCCCTCTCTTCCAGCCGGACCTCCCTGGGTCCCCCCCAGTCCTCCAGCTCCACcacctccagctcctctcctccagcagacTTCCTGGAGTGCCCCCTGTGCCTGGTGCCCCAGCCCCCCGAACAGCTCCCCGAGCTGCTGGGCTGCAGCCACCGCTCCTGCCTGTGCTGCCTGCGCCAGTATCTGCGCATCGAGATCACGGAGAGTCGCGTCCATCTCAGCTGCCCCGAGTGCTCGGAGCGCCTGGCGCCTCATCAGGTGGCGGACATCTTGGGCGACGCAGCCCTGCTGGAGAAGTATGAGGAGTTCCTGCTGCGACGCTGCCTGGCCTCCGACCCGGACTGCCGCTGGTGTCCCGCGCCCGACTGCGG GTTTGCAGTGATCGCTTCGGGCTGTGCCAGCTGCCCCAGGCTGGTGTGTCGTAGAGAGGGCTGCTTGGCTGAGTTCTGTTACCACTGCAAGCAGGCGTGGCACCCCAACCAGACCTGTGACTCGGCCCGCCAGCAAAGGGCATTCTTCCTGCACCCGCATAGCAACCACTCACCCAGCTACATGCAGGAGCACGGGCCTG cTGATGACATCAAGCCCTGCCCACGATGTGGCGCCTACATAATCAAGATGAACGACGGCAGCTGTAACCACATGACCTGTGCAGTGTGTGGTTGTGAGTTCTGCTGGCTCTGCATGAAGGAGATCTCTGACCTGCACTACCTCAG tCCATCAGGGTGTACGTTCTGGGGAAAGAAGCCATGGACCCGTAAGAAGAAGATCCTGTGGCAGCTGGGCACACTGATCGGAGCCCCAGTGGGCATCACCCTCATCGCTGGTATCGCTGTGCCTGCCATGGTCATTGGCCTCCCCGTCTATGTGGGGCGCAAG ATTCACGCCCATTATGACGGGATGAAGACCAATCGCCACAGGAGGAACCTGGCCATCACAGGGGGAGTGGCCCTGTCAATCGTCACAGCTCCTGTGATTGCAGCCGTCAGCGTGGGTATTGGTGTGCCCATCATGTTGGCATATGTCTATGGAGTTGTGCCCATCTCTCTGTGCCGCGGAGGAGGCTGTGGCGTCAGCCGAGGAAAGGGGCGTGGCATGCGGATCGACTTTGACGAGGACGATGGCCCTATCACAG TGGCTGATGCTTGGCGGGCCCTCAAGTCCCCCAGTCTGGGTGAGAGCAGCCTGGAGGGGGCAGCCAGCGGCCTCAGCACCACCTCCCCCAGCGATGGTCTCTCTGTGGCCCCTGGGGTCCTGGGGGACACCCCCCACTTTAACACTTTGGCCGGGGGCGCCCTTGGAGCCAGGACTGGCAAATACAACAG GTTGGAGCTCCAGGGAGGGGAGCTGGGGAAAGATGGtgcccagagagagacaggtagtctggGAGCGGGTAGTGACTGTGCCAGCACCCGGGGCATGGCCGGCTCCATTATCTCCTCCTACACACTACCTGACAG GGACTGTAATAACCTGGAGATCCAGGTGGACATCGAGACTAAACCCAGCCACCTCTGCTTGACCAGTGAGGAAGACCTAAACACGCCCCCTGCTGCTATGGCAGCATGCCCTGGCTCAGGGGGGGAGGAGCCTCAGGACTGCAGCTCCAGAAGGGGCGGGGCTCTGTTTGGCTCAGCACTAGGCCTGTCTCCAGGGGCGTCGCTCAGGGAGGGGCTTCGCGATGTCACTTTGGCCCAGCCCGAGAGCATCCGCAGCGACCTGGAGATGTCCGATACCCAATCAGACGACATCGCCGAGCTGACGTCAGACGACTGTGATTCGCCTCATCTCAAAAGCTGCCGGCCCTCTCAACCCCAGGCCACCTGCAGACCCCTTGTCACCTCTGACAGCCTGCACTGTCCCCCGGATAACGTCATCCTCTATGTTTAA
- the LOC118399252 gene encoding NADH dehydrogenase [ubiquinone] iron-sulfur protein 5-like has protein sequence MPFIDLQGKLFINMDKWMLIQGGEQPYKRAPRCHAFEKEWIECADGIGQTRAKKECKLEFEDFYECMHREKTHKRLYEIRKQRDKMVKEGTYQTPAHHTGAQADNRP, from the exons ATGCCGTTCATCGACCTCCAGGGGAAGTTGTTTATCAACATGGACAAATGGATGTTGATCCAGGGTGGAGAGCAGCCATATAAACGTGCGCCGCGCTGCCATGCCTTTGAGAAGGAGTGGATCGAGTGTGCAGATGGCATTGGTCAGACCCGTGCCAAAAAGGAGTGCAAGCTCGAGTTTGAGGACTTCTATGAGTGCATGCACAGAGAGAAGACG CACAAGAGGCTGTATGAGATCCGTAAGCAGCGGGACAAGATGGTGAAGGAGGGCACCTACCAGACCCCAGCTCACCACACTGGCGCTCAGGCTGACAACAGGCCTTGA